The following proteins are encoded in a genomic region of Oncorhynchus keta strain PuntledgeMale-10-30-2019 chromosome 8, Oket_V2, whole genome shotgun sequence:
- the faxca gene encoding failed axon connections homolog, which produces MYWRVGFAWTRSCVVDLGRNQSFSFGLGGSDEQLSFYGYIIAYPLQDYGGIMSALGSDSWWRKTLYLAGGALLATAAYLLHELLAIRKEQELNSKDAIILHQFSRPKSGVPSLSPFCLKIETYLRMVDLPYQNYFDGKLSPQGKMPWIEYNQEQVSGTEFIIDFLEEKLGVSLNKNLSSQEKAVSRAVTKMVEEHFYWTIAYCQWVDNLEETQKMLAVSGPLSDLLKWILSHLTGGIVKREMYGHGIGRFTREEVYTLMEKDMRTLATLLGDKKYLMGPKLSMVDATVFSHLAPAMWTLPGTRPEQLIKGELINLAMYCERIRRRFWPEWFVDLEDFCYDDTTEDDDSLSKLQDLGLYSRTDTFQDEASPPHTHTHTHTISPDSDRTGHSLYDSDMDTECSEMEQLKC; this is translated from the exons ATGTACTGGCGCGTCGGGTTCGCCTGGACGCGCTCGTGTGTGGTTGATCTTGGCCGGAACCAGAGCTTCTCCTTCGGCCTGGGCGGCTCCGATGAGCAGCTCTCGTTTTATGGGTACATCATCGCCTACCCTCTGCAGGACTACGGCGGGATCATGTCGGCCCTTGGGTCGGACTCGTGGTGGCGGAAAACGCTTTATCTTGCCGGGGGCGCTCTGCTCGCCACCGCTGCCTATCTATTGCACGAGCTGCTCGCCATCAG GAAAGAACAGGAGCTGAACTCTAAAGATGCCATCATCCTTCACCAGTTCTCCAGGCCAAAGAGCGgagtcccttctctctcccccttctgccTCAAGATAGAAACCTACCTACGCATGGTAGACCTGCcctaccag AACTACTTTGATGGGAAGCTTTCTCCCCAGGGGAAGATGCCATGGATAGAGTACAACCAGGAGCAGGTGTCTGGTACAGAGTTCATCATCGACTTCCTGGAGGAGAAGCTGGGCGTGAGCCTCAACAAGAACCTCAGTTCCCAGGAGAAGGCTGTGTCCCGGGCTGTCACGAAGATGGTGGAGGAACACTTCTACTG GACCATAGCGTACTGTCAGTGGGTGGACAACCTGGAGGAGACACAGAAGATGCTGGCGGTGAGCGGGCCGCTGAGTGACCTACTCAAGTGGATCCTGAGTCACCTGACCGGCGGCATCGTGAAGAGAGAGATGTACGGCCACGGGATTGGACGGTTCACTAGGGAGGAGGTCTACACTCTGATGGAAAAAGACATGCGGACGCTGGCCACCCTGCTCG GTGATAAGAAGTACCTGATGGGTCCTAAGCTGTCCATGGTGGATGCCACTGTGTTCAGCCATCTAGCCCCTGCTATGTGGACCCTGCCGGGCACACGGCCAGAGCAACTCATCAAAG GCGAGCTGATCAACCTGGCCATGTACTGTGAGAGGATCCGCCGGCGCTTCTGGCCCGAGTGGTTCGTTGATCTGGAGGACTTCTGTTACGATGACACCACAGAGGACGATGACTCCCTGTCCAAACTCCAAGACCTGGGGCTGTATTCCCGCACAGACACCTTCCAGGATGAGGCCAgtcctcctcacacacacacacacacacacacaatctccccAGACAGTGACCGCACAGGCCACTCGCTCTACGACTCGGACATGGACACGGAGTGCTCCGAGATGGAGCAGCTCAAGTGTTGA
- the ccnc gene encoding cyclin-C, with translation MAGNFWQSSHYLQWVLDKQDLMKERQKDMKFMNEEEYWKLQIFFANVIQALGEHLKLRQQVIATAIVYFKRFYARYSLKSIDPVLMAPTCVFLASKVEEFGVVSNTRLISAATSVLKTRFSYAFPKEFPYRMNHILECEFYLLELMDCCLIVYHPYRPLLQYVQDMGQEDMLLPLAWRIVNDTYRTDLCLLYPPFMIALACLHVACVVQQKDARQWFAELSVDMEKILEIIRVILKLYDQWKNFDERKEMAVVIHKMPKPKPPPNSENDQSSNGNQNNSYSQS, from the exons ATGGCGGGGAACTTCTGGCAGAGCTCGCATTA TTTGCAGTGGGTCCTGGACAAACAGGACCTGATGAAGGAGCGTCAGAAGGATATGAAGTTTATGAATGAGGAGGAGTACTGGAAACTGCAGATCTTCTTTGCCAATG TCATCCAGGCCCTGGGTGAACACCTGAAGCTCCGTCAGCAGGTCATCGCTACAGCAATCGTCTACTTCAAACGTTTCTATGCCAG GTACTCCCTGAAGAGTATAGACCCGGTGCTCATGGCTCCTACATGCGTGTTCCTGGCTTCTAAAGTGGAG gaATTTGGTGTTGTTTCAAACACTCGTCTGATCTCTGCAGCTACGTCCGTGT TAAAAACCCGATTTTCCTATGCCTTCCCAAAGGAGTTCCCTTATAGAATGAACCAT ATATTAGAATGTGAGTTCTACCTACTGGAGCTCATG GACTGCTGTTTGATAGTCTACCACCCCTACAGACCCTTGCTGCAGTATGTGCAGGACATGGGGCAGGAGGACATGCTACTGCCGTTGGCCTG GAGAATAGTGAATGACACGTATAGGACAGACCTCTGTCTACTCTACCCTCCCTTCATGATCGCTCTAG CCTGTCTGCATGTTGCCTGTGTGGTGCAGCAGAAGGACGCCAGGCAATGGTTCGCTGAGCTCTCTGTAGACATGGAGAAG ATTCTGGAGATCATCCGAGTCATCCTAAAGCTTTATGACCAGTGGAAGAACTTTGACGAAAGGAAGGAGATGGCTGTTGTGATCCACAAGATGCCTAAACCCAAGCCTCCTCCCAACAG TGAGAATGACCAGAGCTCTAATGGGAACCAGAACAACTCCTACAGCCAGTCATAG
- the pgm3 gene encoding phosphoacetylglucosamine mutase, translating into MAQFEEVSQKSAVHPKPVGLVLQYGTAGFRTNSKQLDHVMFRMGLLATLRSKKTKATIGVMVTASHNPEEDNGVKLVDPMGEMVTPAWEVYATQLANAEQEELLTALKDVIEREDISMAQEASVFVGKDTRPSSDSLSQAVLDGVHALGGHSKDYGLVTTPQLHYMVCCQNTQGRYGEATVKGYYRKLSQAFIQLTKNVPNRTDDQKALLVDGANGIGALKVCEMETYLKNELQLSLFNDGSSGKLNHLCGADYVKVQQRAPKGVEMTAGERCCSYDGDADRIVYYYSGSAGRFHLLDGDKIATLISTYLKELLTQAGLDLQIAVVQTAYANGSSTQYLEDTMKVIVRCTKTGVKHLHHAAQEFDIGVYFEANGHGTVLFSKAAEEKIQKLAQDSNTNDERRRAALLLQNTVNLINQTVGDAISDMLLIEAVLAIRGMTVQQWDAIYTDLPNRQLKVKVADRRVIDTTDAERRTVSPAGLQEAIDSRVKKYRRARSFVRPSGTEDVVRVYAEADTQESADALAHEVSLAVYRLAGGVGEEPKSL; encoded by the exons ATGGCCCAGTTTGAGGAAGTATCCCAGAAGTCTGCTGTCCACCCTAAACCTGTAGGGTTGGTCCTACAGTATGGTACTGCTGGGTTCCGCACCAACTCTAAGCAGTTAGACCATGTCATGTTCCGAATGGGTTTACTGGCCACACTCCGCTCCAAGAAGACTAAGGCCACCATCGGAGTCATGGTCACTGCGTCACACAACCCTGAG GAGGATAACGGGGTGAAGCTGGTGGACCCCATGGGGGAGATGGTGACCCCTGCGTGGGAGGTCTATGCCACCCAGCTGGCCAACGCAGAGCAGGAGGAGCTACTCACCGCTCTGAAAGAcgtcatagagagagaggacatcagcATGGCCCAAGAGGCCAGCGTGTTCGTGGGCAAAGACACCAG GCCCAGTAGTGACAGCCTATCACAGGCAGTACTGGATGGAGTCCATGCCCTGGGAGGCCACAGTAAAG ACTATGGCTTGGTGACGACACCCCAGCTGCACTACATGGTATGCTGTCAGAACACCCAGGGTCGCTATGGTGAAGCCACTGTCAAAGGTTACTACCGGAAACTCTCCCAGGCTTTCATCCAGCTCACTAAGAAC GTGCCTAACCGTACAGATGATCAGAAGGCCCTGCTGGTGGACGGCGCTAATGGTATCGGGGCTCTGAAGGTGTGTGAGATGGAGACCTACCTGAAGAACGAGCTGCAGCTGTCCCTCTTCAACGACGGCTCCAGCGGGAAACTCAACCACCTGTGTGGAGCCGACTACGTCAAAGTACAGCAGAGAGCTCCCAAAG ggGTGGAGATGACTGCTGGGGAGCGTTGCTGTTCCTATGATGGCGATGCTGATCGTATAGTTTATTACTACAGCGGCTCTGCAGGGAGATTCCATCTGCTAGATGGAGACAAGATTGCCACTCTCATCAGCACCTACCTCAAAGAACTGCTCACACAa GCTGGTCTTGACCTGCAGATAGCCGTGGTGCAGACAGCGTACGCTAACGGCAGCTCTACACAATACCTGGAAGATACCATGAAG GTAATCGTGAGGTGTACCAAGACAGGAGTGAAACACCTTCACCATGCAGCCCAGGAGTTTGACATTGGTGTTTACTTTGAGGCTAACGGCCACGGGACT GTTCTGTTCAGTAAAGCAGCAGAGGAGAAGATTCAGAAGCTAGCCCAGGACTCCAACACCAACGACGAGAGGAGGAGAGCTGCACTTCTACTGCAGAACACGGTCAACCTCATCAACCAG aCTGTAGGAGATGCTATCTCTGACATGCTGCTGATTGAGGCTGTGTTAGCCATCAGAGGGATGACAGTACAACAATGGGATGCCATCTACACAGACCTGCCCAACAGACAGCTCAAAGtcaag GTGGCAGACCGGCGGGTGATTGACACTACAGAtgcagagaggagaacagtgagtCCAGCAGGTCTGCAGGAGGCCATAGACAGCCGGGTGAAGAAATACAGACGGGCACGCTCCTTTGTCCGTCCCTCTGGCACAGAGGATGTGGTCCGAGTGTACGCCGAGGCAGACACACAG gAGAGTGCCGATGCCCTGGCACATGAAGTTAGCCTGGCAGTGTACCGCCTCGCtggaggagtaggagaggagcCTAAATcgttataa